GCGCGAAACAGGGCCCGTCCCCCGATGCGGGCCGCACCGCCGGAGGAACGGGCCCCTGCGCACTACGCCTCCGCCCGGGGGCGAAACCGGGGAGGCAGGACGTCGCAGGCGGCCATGTCGGCAAAGGTCTCGCGCCGGACCACCAGGTCCGCCCGGCCGTCCCGCACGAACACCACGGCCGGCGTGGGGAAGCGGTTGTAGCGGGACGCCATGCTGTAGTTGTAAGCGCCGGTGGCGAAGACCGCCAGCAGGTCGCCCGGGGCGACATCCGCTGCCACGGCCGCGTCGGTCAGCAGCACGTCCCCCGATTCGCAATAGCGGCCGACGACGGTGACGATCCGGGTCCGTTCGCTGTCCAGCTTGTTGGCGACGGCGCACTCGTACCGGGCGTGGTAGAGCGCCGGGCGGATGTTGTCGCCCATGCCGCCGTCCACGGAGAGGTACGTGCGCACGCCGGGGATCTCCTTGATCGTGCCCACCGTGTACAGCGTGGTGCCCGCCTCGGCCACGATGGACCGGCCGGGCTCGACGATCAGCTTCGGCAGGGGCAGGGCGCGCTCGGCCGCCCCGCTGCGCACGGCCTCGGCAAGGCAGGCCACCAGATCGGCCGGCGGCAAGGGACGGTCGCCCTCCACGTAGCGCACGCCCAGCCCGCCGCCCAGGCTCAGCTCCGACGGCGTGAACCCGGTCTCCTCCCGGACCGCCGCGGCGAAGGCCAGCATCCTGTCGGCAGCCACCCGGTAGCCGGTCAGGTCGAAGATCTGCGACCCGATGTGGCAGTGGAAGCCCAACAGCTCCACGTGGTCCGCCTGCAGGGCGGCCCGCGCGGCGTCGAGGGCCTGGCCGCCCTCGATGGGGATCCCGAACTTGGAATCCAGCTGTCCGGTACTGATGTACTCGTGCGTGTGCGCCTCCACGCCCGGCGTCACCCGCAGCAGGGCGCGCGCCGTCGTGCCCCGCTCCCCGGCGAGCCGGTTCAGGAGCTCCAGCTCGTGGAGGGAGTCCACCACGAAGCGGCCGACCCCGGCCTCCAGGGCGAGCCGGATCTCCTCGGCCGTCTTGTTGTTGCCGTGGAAGTAGGTGCGGTCCATCGGGAACCCCGCCTGCAGGGCCGTGGCGATCTCGCCGCCGGAGACGACGTCCAGCGACAGCCCCTCCTGGGCGACGAGGGCGGCCATGGCCGTGCACAGGAACGCCTTCGAGGCGTATGCCACATCGAAATCCGGATAATGGTCCCGGAACGCCGCGACGTAGGCGCGGCAGTTCTGCCGGATGAGCTCCTCATCCATGACGTACAGCGGCGTGCCGAACTCCCTCGCCAGGTCCACCACGTCGACGCCGCCGATGGTCAGGTGCCCCTGCCCGTTGCGGGATGCGGTGCCGTAGAAGTGCATCGTCCACAACTCCTTCCGCGGGCCGTAGCCGGTCCACATGACCGTCCCCGAAATTGTCCCCACAATAGCATCCCGCGCGGTCGACTGTCAACGGCACAGGGGCGCCGCTGCGGCTCCCGGGCAGCGCTCCTGGACGCGGAAGAATCAAGCCCGGGCGCGAAGCACGCACCCGGGCTCAGGAGCGCTCCAGGATCTGCCGGATCGCCCTGGCGGTGATCTCGCATCCCGCCTCCAGGTCGATCTCTCCTCCCGTCTTGCCGGGGTCGCCCACTCCCACGATAATCGGCACGGACAGCCGGTTGAGCACGTCCACCGTATCGCCTTTGAGGCGCCCCCGCCTGCGAGGCTGGCCGTCTTTGTCCACCGGGCCGTCGCGGACCCGCCCCTCCCGGTCGATGGACACGTCCACCTCGACGCCCCGCGCCCGTGTGTTGGAGGCCACCGCCACGGCCCCCAGCACCCGGATGTCCGGGTGCCGGCAGATGTACGCGAGGGCCTCCTCGCCGGGCCCCGTGCCGGGGTCCCCCTTGTCGTCGACCATGACCAGCACGGGGTCGTGGACGGCCTGCTTGATCAACGCCACCAACTCCGGGCCGCTGAGCGGCGTGGGGTTTCCTGCGGACGCCGAGATGCAGCGGAGCCCCAGCCGCTGCGCCACGTTCTCGGCCACGCGCCGAGCGGCGGAATCGCCGTCGGTCAGGAGGATCACACGAACGGGCGGCTTCAGACCAATCCCCCCTGGCGCCGGGTCCGAGACGTGCACCGGGGGCCCCGCAGGCGGCGGGTCCGCCAGCCGAGCCGTGGGCGAAGCCGCTGCCTTGGACGGCCCCCGGACCCCTAGCATCCCACGGTGCCCGGCCCCGCTATGCGGCTCCGCCGGCCCCCGGCCGGTCGCCCACAAGCGTGGCCCCCGCCGGCGGCGGCTTGGGATGGGTGGCGTACCAGTACCAGGTACCGACGGCACCCGCCGCCAGGAGCAGAAGCACCGTCGCCCATCCCCACCACAGCCTGCTCCACGGGTTGACCGCGCGCATCTTCCTGCCACCCCTGCTCCTACCATTGCCCCGCAACCCGGCTCCTTACACGGGCCGTCTGCGCGCTGCCCGCGCTGTTCACGGGGCCGCGTTCACGTAGTTCCGGATCCGCTCCAGCGCCCTGCGCTCCAGGCGGGAGACCTGAACCTGGCTGCAGCCCAGGATCGACGCGACCTCCGTCTGGGTCTTGTCGCGGAAGAACCGCAGCAGGATGACGGTGCGCTCCCGCTCATCCAGCTGGTTCAGCCCTTCCCGCAGGGCGACGCGGTCGAGCCAGACGCCCTCCCGCTGTCCGTCGTCCGCCGCCAGCTGGTCCAGCAGGTAGATCGGGTCGCCGTCGCCCTCGTGCACGGTCTGGTGGATCGAGGTCGGCGGACGCACGCCGTCCAGCGCCGCGACCACCTCCTCGGGCGAGACGCCCAGCTCCGCCGCCACCTCGGCGACCGTGGGGTCCCGCTCCATCTGCGCGGCCAGCCGCTCCCGCACCCGCCGGGCCTGCTGCGCCAGCTGCTTCAGGCTGCGGCTCACCCGCATCGGGCCGTCGTCCCGCAGGTGGCGCCGGATCTCGCCCATGATCAGCGGCACGGCGTAGGTGCTGAACCGCACGTCGTAGTTCAGGTCAAACCGGTCAATGGCCTTCAGAAGGCCGATGCAGCCGATCTGAAACAGGTCCTCGGGGTCGGCCCCGGAGGCGCTGAAGCGGGAGACCAGCGATCGCACCAGCCGGAGGTTCCCCTCCACCAGCCGGTCCCGGGCCTCCTTGTCCCCCGCCCTGGCCAGGGCCACCAGCCGCCGGACCTCCTCATCGGGCCAGCCCCGCTCCTCCAGGGTGTTCTCCTCAGCCATCGCCCGATCAGCTGCCCTTCAGCGAGGCGACGTCCCTGGCCGCGGGCCGCTTCCGCATGACCACCCGGGTGCCCTGTCCGACCTGCGACGTCACCTCCACGTGGTCCATGTGGGCCTCCATGAACGAGAAGCCCAGCCCCATCCGTTCGGGATCCGTGGTGACCGCCGGCTGCATGGCCATGGCGACGTCCTCGATGCCCCTGCCGTGGTCGATGACGACGATCACGAGCTCGCCGTCCTCCAAAGCCGCCTCCATCCGCACCATCCGGCTGCCGTCGCACCGGTAGCCGTGCACGATGGCGTTGGTCACCGCCTCGGAGACCGCCAGCTTCACCTCGTCGACCTCGGCCACGGTGAACTCCCCCTGGGCCGCGACCACCGCGGCCATGAGCCGGGCGACGCCGACGTTCTCCGGGATGGCAGCCAGTTCCAGGATCACCCGGTTGTGCGTGACCATCACACTGCCCCCTCTCCTGCGCCGCTCCCCGCCCGGTCCGCGGAGAGCGCCTCCTGCTCCGAACGGAACTCCTCCATGGTGCGGAAGACGCCAGAGAACTCCAGCGCCGAGCGCACCTGCGGCGGCACGCCGATCACGCCCACCCGTCCGCCCTCCCGGGTGATCCGCCGGTACCGCCCGAACAGCGCGCCGAGAAAGGCGCTGTCCACGAAGGTGACGCGCGCCAGGTTGACGTACAGGTGGCGGACCGGGCGCCGGTCCATGATATCCTCCACCGTTTCCTTGAACCGGGCGGCCGCCACCAGGTCCAGCTCGCCGGAGAGCCGCACGATCAGGCTCTGCCCCACCAGCTCGTACTCCATCGATGACATGGCCGGCCACGCTCCTTCCTGCTCTGCACGGCCCGCCGCGGCCGCGCGTGGTTCAGGCAACTTCTTCCTGTTACCAGCCATTTCCTGCCTTCTTCCCCATCTTTCGGTCGACATTGTTCGACCAAATACGCGCGAACAGGCCCGCCGGCACCTGACGGCCGGCGGGCCCGAGACCATTCGCTCAATCAAAGCTGAAGATGTTCCGTACCGTGTGCACCACGGACTGCCACAGGTTGGCCTTTCCGACCGCCTCGGGGGCGACCAGCTCCATGCGGCCGACCTCCTGCCCGTCCAGCGTGGCGACGATCTCCCCCACCGCCTGGCCCTTCTCCAGGGGCGCCGCGACCTGTTTCGGCAGCCGCACCTCCCACTTCACCTTGTCCTGGGAGCCCTTGGGCACGCTGACCCCGAACGCCGCCCGCGGCACCGGTTCGATGGCAGCCACCGCCCCGCGGGCCACCCGCACGGGGCCGAACTTCTTGTCCGCAGGGGCGATCTCCACGGCCGTATAGTTGGCGAAGCCGTAGTCCAGCAGCCGGGCGACCTCGATGTTCCGCTGTTTCGCGCTCTCCGCGCCCATGACGACGGCGATCATGCGGGTGTTGTTCTGCACCGCCGTCGCCGCGAGGCAGTATCCGGCCGCCTGGGTCCAGCCCGTCTTCAGGCCGTCCGCCCCCGGGTACCACGTGAGCAGCTTGTTGTTGTTCCACAGCTGGAACTTCGGCCCGTTCTTGCGCCACGGCACGTTGAGCTCCGCGCCGTAGATCGCGGTCAGCTTCACCAGCTCGGGGTAGTGCAGCACGGCGTGGCGGCTCATGAGGGCGATGTCATAGGCCGTGCTGTAATGCCCCTCGGCCGAGAGCCCCGTGGGGTTCATGAACTGGGTGTCGTTCATCCCCAGCTCCTTCGCCTTCTTGTTCATGAGGGCCACGAACGCGTCCACAGACCCGGCCACGTGCTCTGCCACCGCCACCGCGGCGTCGTTGGCCGACCCCACCGCCACCGAGAGCAGCAACTCCTCCAGCGAGAAGGTCTCGCCCACGTCGGCGAAGATGGTGGTTCCCGGCTGCCGCTTGGCCTCCTCCGAGATGGTGACCGGGTCCTTCAGGCTCACCTTGCCATCCCGGATGGCGTCGAAGGCGACGATCAGGGTCATGATCTTGGTGACGCTGGCCGGGTTGCGCCGCTCGTGGGCGTTCTTCTGGTAGATGACCCGTCCGCTCAGGGGTTCCATCAGGATCGCGGACGGCGACTCGATCTTCACCGGTTCGCCGCTGCCGGCCTCTTCCGCCGCGGCAGCCGCCTCGACCGGCTCGTCCAGGCCGTAGGCCCCGCCGCCTTGCAGCAGCCGGTCGCCGTCCTCGACGTCAGGCGCCGGCGGCCAGCGCTCCATTCCCCGGGCGGCCGGCGAAAGCGCCGCCACCCAGAGGACGGCGCACAGCAGCGCCGCCCAGCAGCGCGTGCGCGTTCTCCACATGGGTCATGCCTCCTCGCACAGACTCTACCGCTAGTCTGCCCGCGGGACATGCACACTTGCGCGCGCCGGCCCCTGAAACCGGCAGGTCCGGGGCCGAATCCTGCCTGCGGCGGCTGACGTCCGAAACGGTAGCAACAATCCTCTGAAATCGGAGTGAGGACGACCGTGGCCACCGAGCCCGCGATCCTGCTGGAAAACCTCACCAAGTCCTACAACGGTCACCCGGCGGTGCAGGGGCTGAACCTCGCCGTCCGGCCGGGCGAGATCTTCGGCTTCCTCGGACCCAACGGCGCCGGCAAGACGACGACCATGAAGATGATGGTGGGCCTGCTGCCGCCCACGTCCGGGCGCGTGGTGATCCTCGGGCACGACGTGTGGCGGAACCCGGGCCCGGCCAAGCGGGCCATCGGCTACGTGCCCGACACGCCGATCCTGCATGAGCTCCTCACCGCGCGGGAGTTCCTCTGGTTCATGGCCGACCTCTACGGGATGAGCCGCGCCGAAGGAAAGGCCCGGGCGGAGGAGCTGCTGCAGATGATGGGACTCACGCCCCAGGCGGACCGACTGATCCGCGACTTCTCGCTGGGGATGAAGCGGAAGATGGCCATTGCCACCGCGCTGCTGCACCGCCCCCGGGTGCTGCTGCTGGATGAGGTGACCAACGGCCTCGACGCCCGGGCGGCCCGCGAGGTCAAGGACCTCATCCGCGCGTGGGCGCGCGCGGGCGTGGCCGTGGTTCTGACGACCCACGTCCTCTCGGTCGCCGAGGAGCTGTCGGACCGCATCGGCCTCATCCACCGGGGGCGGCTCATCGCCGAGGGCACCGCGGCCGACCTGGCCCGGCAGGCGGGCATCCCCGGCGCTAACCTGGAGGAGACCTTCCTGGCGCTCACCGGCGACGAGCTGCCTGCGGAGGACAGGGACACGGAGGGGGAGGCGCGGTGAACGGGATCCTTTCGCTGTCGCTGGCGGTGGCCCGCTCCGGATGGCTTGCGGGCTGGAACCAGCTGTTCCGCTTCTCCCGGATGAAGGCGGGGCTCCTCCTGGTCGCACTGCAGGGCTTCCTGGTCTTCGTCGTCGCGCGGCGGGCGCCCGCGCTGGCCGCCGACTCGGCGGAAGCCGGCCTTGCGGGCGCCCTGACGCTGATGGGAGCGCAGATGGCCTGGTTCGGCCTGATGTACGGCTTCTCCCGGGGCCAGATGCAGCTCTACCAGGGGCTTCTGGTCCCGCTGTTTCAGATCACCCCGGCGCGCCCCCTGGCCTTCCTGCTGGGACGGGTCATCGAGGCGGTGCCCACCCGGGCCTGGACGACGCTGCTCTGGGCCTGGGCGTACTCCGCCATGGTCCCGGGTCCCGGCCGGTGGCCGGCGATGGCGCTGCTCTGGACCGCGGGCCTCGCAACGGGGATGCTGGCCCACCTGGCCGGGCTCCTGCTCCTCACCTTCTGGAGTCGCTATCACCCGCGATCCATGCGGCACGGCAACACCGCCTTCGGCGTGCTCACCATCGCCATGATGACCGCTGCGGTGGTCTACCTCATGGAGGGAGGCACAGCGACGGAGCTGGCGCTGGCCCTGCGCGCGGCCCGCCGGTCGGTGCTGACGGTCCTGACCGCGGCCGCCGGGCTGCCCGGGCTCATGCTGGCGCTGGCGCTGCTCATCCGCCCCCAGTGGGTGGAGAGCCACTACAGGGAGGGCCTGTACCGGGTGCTGGAGCTGGGCGAGCAGGACACCGTCCGCTCCGGCCGGTCCTGGTGGCTTCCGCTCCGGGGGGACGGCGTCCTGCGGGCGGTCCTCTCCCGGGAGTGGCTGCAGTGGGTCCGCTACCGGATGGCCCGCACGCAGCTGCTGATCTTCGCCGCCGGGGTCGTCTGCGTCTGGTTCGCCGGCCGGTCCGCGGCCGGCCGTGCGATGCCCCTGGCCGGCCTGGTCGGCTCGGTGGGCGGCCTCTCCCTGCTGGCGTGGTACAACGCCTTCGGCCACTGGGTCGCGAAGGTGTTCCAGCAGGAGCGGATCACCATCGCCCTCTACCGGCTCGCGGCGGTGCCCACCGTCCGGCTGGTGATCGCCAAGCTGGTCTCGGTCCTGGTGCCCTCGGTCCTGTTGGTGGCGGTCGCGGCGGCGGTGGGCAGCGCGGCTGCGCGGCTGCCCCTGTCCACGGCCGGCTCCCTGCTGCTGTGGACCGAGCTGGGACTGGTCTTCGGGGTGCTCGGCGGCTTCGGCGCGGCGGCCGCCACGGCGAACCAGGAGCCGGAGGAGCCCGAGGCCCCCGGAGCGCCCCGGATGGAACAGGGCGGCTCCGCGATGGTGCAGTCCAGCGCCTGGTCTTCCCTGGCGCGCACCTTCGGCCTTACCGTCTCCACCGCTCTGCCCCTCTGGGCCGCGGCCGGCCGCCCGTGGCTGGATCTGCCGCCGGCGTCTGCCTGGACCATCGCCCTGGGGGTTCCGCTGGCGCTCTTCCTAGGCGGCGTCGGCTGGATGCTCCGCACGTGGCGCCTCTGACAGGGACGCCGCCTCCGAGAACGGAACGACGATGATCCGGTCCTCCAGCACGATGTAGAGCCGGAACCCGCCGAGACGGATCGCCTTCACCTCCCCCTCCACCTGCCAGGCGTGCTCAGTGCCTGTCAGGTGGTTTTTCGCGCGCACCGTGGCGCCGGTCACAGTAAACACCGTGACGCCGTCATCCCAGACGGCGATATGCGCGTTTTCCAGCGGGACGGCGTACTGCCTGCCCGTGTAGTCGTGCGACCCGCGCAACACCTGGGCGATGAGCTGCCCGTCCCGGCGCTCCACCAGAGCGAAGAACCGCGCGTTCGGGCTCCACGTCAAGGTGACCGGTTCGACGCCGTCCGGCACCTGGTAGAAGGTGTAGGGTGAGCCGCCGGGGTTGGGATACGCCAGCCAGCCCCCGTCGGGCACCAGGTGGAGGTACTCCCCGAACAGGGTGCTCCAGGGCTGCGTCAGCCAGGACGGGAACCGGACAGCCCTGGCTACCGGATCGAAGATGCGCTTGGCCGGGAAGCGTCCCCACCGTCCGGTGTCGGGGCGGAGCGCCAGCCCCTCCGGTTCGCCTTCGGGGTCGGCCAGCACCAGCAAGGTGCCGGGGGGATAACTCTCGTTGTAGCCGGCGTACCACGTCTCGAGGGCCCAGTACGGGAAACGGACCGGGGCCTCCGCAGGCGCCTCGTAGACCTGATGAACGGCCGGCCCGGCCGGGCGCACCAGGTGCAGCCGGCGGCCGTCGCTGATGAACGCCAGCTGGTCCTCCTCCGGGTGCCAGACCAGGTCGTACCCGTCCACGTCGTACCGCTCCTGGGCCCTGCCGTCCGCGGCCCACCAGCCCACCCCGCCGTCCGCCAGGCGCGCCGCCAGGTAGCGGCCGCTGGGCGAGGGCAGGGCGTCCTGCAGGGTCCACCCCTCGGGGACCGGCAGGGTCTGGGGTTCGGCGAAGTGCAGCTCGGTGGTGCGGACAAAGGCCCGGTAACCCGGCAGCGAGGCGTCGATGTGGTCCACCCCGGAGACCAGGACCTCGTGCGCCACCCACGCCCGGTAGTTGCGGTCGAACCGGGCCGTGCGGGCGACGCATTGCCACATGCCATCGTCCGGCAGCCCGCGGATGAGCTCATCGACGCCCGGAGCGAGTTCGGAAAGGCCGAACCGCCTCAGGCAGTCCAGCATGGTTACCTCCTCGGCCGCCGGCTCGTCGTCCGGCGGGCGTTCGTCTCCCGCCGGACCTTCTCCGTCCCCGGAACCCGGCGTCGGCTGCTCTGACGGCTCCGTCGGATCCGACGGCTCCTGCACCGGCGCCACAGGCTCTTCCGACGGAGCTTTGGACAGGAAGCTGCAGCCGGTCAGCGCCACGGCCAGCAGGCCGATCGCGATCCACCTCTGCGTCGGTGTAGAGATCATCACGGCACCTCCGCCCTGAGTGACGACAGAATCGTCTGGATGGTTTCTGCCCTGACCGCCCGAGGGACAGTATAGCCGCTTGCCGGCCCGAAGGCCACCCCGCCCGGGCGTCGGCGTGCGCGAGCCGGTGACGCTCAGCCGGGAGGAAGCCGTCGCCGCTACGTTGGATCAACTGGGCAATCGGAATCTGCAGATGGTGGACGCGACCTACACGGGGGAGTACGAGTGGCGGGGTAACCGCTGCCGCGCCTGGGCGCTTCGCCTCTCCACCGACATCGGGGAGGAGGTCACCGTCACCGTCGCCGTCCACGCCTGCACGGGCGACCTGCTCAGCCCGTGAGGGCGGCGCCGCGCGTCTGGCGGGGCGGTCCCGCCGCCGTGCAAGGCCGCCTTCTACGCCCTGGGTCTCAGCACCATCGCAGGCGGCGCGCCCGTCCCGCTCATGAAGAAGTAGGTGCAGCCGTGACGTCCGGAAACGCGAACGAGCGCCCCCGATTTCTCCCGTTTCATTCCCCCTTCCCGTTCAGGCCGGCGCGAGGACAGCGCTCCCAGGCGCGAGGAAGCGCCCCGCTCGGGGGCGCTTCCCAGGGCCCTACTTTCTGATCTGGTCCGCAAAACTCTCGCCGAAGCCGGTCTGCGGGACCCCCAGCAGATCCGCAACCGTGGCGCCCAGGTCCGCGAGCGACGCCCGGGTGCCCACATCGACGCCGGGCTTGATGGGCTCCCCGTAAAGCAGCACCGGCACGTACTCCCGGGTGTGGTCGGTGCCGATGTAGGTCGGGTCGTTGCCGTGGTCGGCGGTGACCACCAGCACGTCCTCCGGTCCCAGCTTGGCCATGATGGCCGGCAGCGCCGCGTCGAACTCGAGCATGGCCCGTGCGTACCCCTCCACGTCCCGCCGGTGCCCGTAGAGCATGTCGAAGTCGACCAGATTGGCGAAGATGAGCCCGGGCTCCTGCCGGTCCAGGCATTCGTGGATCTTCTCGATGCCGTCGGCGTTGGACTTGGTGTGCACGCTGTAGGTGATGCCGTGGCCCGAGAAGATGTCGCTGATCTTGCCCACCGCCAGCACCGAAAGGCCCGCGTCCTTCACCTCGTCCAGGAGCATCCGCGGCGGCTCCAGCGCGTAGTCGTGCCGGTTGGCCGTGCGGGTGAAGTTGGTCCGGTCGGTGCCCACAAAGGGCCGGGCGATGACCCGGCCGACCCGGTGCGGCGGCCGCAGCAGGTCCCGGGCGATCCGGCAGACCTCATAGAGCCGCTCCAGGCCGAACCGCTCCTCGTGCGCCGCGACCTGGAAGACCGAGTCGGCGCTGGTGTAGACGATGGGCCAGCCGGTGCGCAGGTGCTCCTCGCCCAGCTCCTTGATGATCTCCGTGCCCGAGGCCACCTTGTTGCCCAGCACGCCCTCCAGCCCGGCGCGGCGGCAGAACTCGGCGATCAGGTCCTCGGGGAAACCGTCGGGATACGTCCGGAACGGGGCCTCCGGCCGGATGCCCACCATCTCCCAGTGACCGGTCATGGTGTCCTTGCCGTGGGAGAAGATCGCCATGCGCCCGTAAGCGCCGGCCGGCGCGTCCACCGGCGGCGTGCCCTCGATCGCGCACAGGTTGCCCAGACCCAGCCGCCCCAGGTTGGGCAGGGGCAGGCCGCCCCGCTGGCGGGCCATGTTGCCCAGGGTGTTCGCCCCGGCGTCGCCCCAGTCGGCGGCGTCCGGCATGGCGCCGATTCCCACGCTGTCGATGACGATCAAGACGACTCGTCGGACTGCTGCCATGTCTCTTACTCCTTTGTCTGGACTTCGTCTCTCACTATAGCACTGGAACAGGGCAGGGAAAAGCGGGCCTGCGCTCGGCAGGCCCGCGGACGTGTGCGCGTCGCCGCCTATGCCCGGGGATGGGTCCGCGCGTAGACCTCTTTCAGCCGGCCCTTGGTGACGTGTGTATAGATCTGCGTCGTCGAGATGTCGGCGTGGCCCAGCATCTCCTGAACCGACCGCAGGTCGGCGCCGTTCTCGAGCAGGTGGGTGGCGAAGGAGTGGCGCAGGGTATGCGGGGTGATCTCCTTGTCGATGCGGGCGTCCTCGGCGTACTTCTTGACGATCTTCCAGAAGCCCTGGCGGGTCAGCCGGTGCCCGTGGTGGTTGACGAAGAGAGCGGCCTCTTCCCGGTCCTTCACCAGCTTCGGCCGGCCCTGCTGCAGGTACTCCTTCACCCACTTGATCGCCAGGCTGCCCAGCGGCACGATCCGCTCCTTCGACCCCTTGCCGGTGCAGCGTATGTAGCCCGTCTCCAAGTTGACGTCCTCTATGTTCAGCGAGACCAGCTCCGACACCCGGATGCCGGTGGCGTACAGCAGCTCCAGCATCGCCCGGTCCCGGAGGCCTGCGGGCAGCGACGGGTCCGGCTGGGCGAGCAGCCGCTCCACCTCACTGACGGTGAGCACCCGCGGCAGCCGTTTCTCCAGCTTCGGCGACTCCAGGTTGGCGGTGGGGTCGGTCTTGATGCGTTTCTCCCTGACAAGGAACTGGTAGAAGGCCTTCAGCGCCGCCAGCCGCCGGGCGATGGTCGCGGTCGCCTTCCCCTGCTTCTGCAGGTACATCAGGTAATTAATGATGGTCGAGCGAGAGACGGCGTCGAGGTCGACTTGATCCTCCCCGAGATACTGGTAGTACTGGCGCAGGTCGCGGCCGTACGACTCCAGGGTGTTGGTCGCCAGGCCCCTTTCCACGCTCAGGTAGTTGATGAACTCATGGATCAAGTTGTTCATGTTGCATCCCCTTCGCGCCATTAGTGGTAATCATTCTCTCGCATATCGGGGCGGATTATGCGTCAGACCTGACCGATTTTGTCAATTCCACGGAATTCAGCCCATCCCCTCCTGCAAGCCCTGTGCCAGCCCCTTTCCGACGCGACTCCCGCACCGACACTTTATGACGACCGGCGCCGGGTTATGCCCCCCTCCCCGCCCTGCTTTCAACCAATAGCAAGGGCCCCGCATCAGTCCGATGCGGGGCCGTCCTCCGCCTCCTGCGGCCTACCTGAGCACGTTGTCCAGCTCCACGTACTCCAGCCCGTGGGCCTCGGCGACCGCCGGGTAGGTGACGTGGCCGCTGACCACGTTGGCGCCCTTCGCCAGCGCCGGATCCTGACGCAGCGCCTCCTTCCAGCCCAGGTTGGCCAGCTTCAGGGCATAAGGCAGCGTCACGTTGGTCAGAGCCCAGGTGGAGGTCCGGGGCACCGCGCCAGGGATGTTGGCGACGGCGTAGTGAACGACGCCGAACCGCTCGTAGACGGGATCCTGGTGGGTCGTCACCCGGTCGATGGTCTCCACCGACCCGCCCTGGTCGATGGCCACATCCACGATGACGGAACCCGGGGCCATCCGCTTGACCATCTCCGCCGTTACCAGCTTCGGCGCCTTGGCGCCGGGGATCAGCACCGCCCCGATGACCAGGTCGGCCTGCGCCACGGCATTGGCAATTTCGAACTCGTTGGAGATCCGCGTCTCCACCCGGGAGCCGAAGATGTCGTCCAGGTAGCGCAGCCGATCGGCGTTG
The nucleotide sequence above comes from Symbiobacterium thermophilum IAM 14863. Encoded proteins:
- the lysA gene encoding diaminopimelate decarboxylase, with the protein product MHFYGTASRNGQGHLTIGGVDVVDLAREFGTPLYVMDEELIRQNCRAYVAAFRDHYPDFDVAYASKAFLCTAMAALVAQEGLSLDVVSGGEIATALQAGFPMDRTYFHGNNKTAEEIRLALEAGVGRFVVDSLHELELLNRLAGERGTTARALLRVTPGVEAHTHEYISTGQLDSKFGIPIEGGQALDAARAALQADHVELLGFHCHIGSQIFDLTGYRVAADRMLAFAAAVREETGFTPSELSLGGGLGVRYVEGDRPLPPADLVACLAEAVRSGAAERALPLPKLIVEPGRSIVAEAGTTLYTVGTIKEIPGVRTYLSVDGGMGDNIRPALYHARYECAVANKLDSERTRIVTVVGRYCESGDVLLTDAAVAADVAPGDLLAVFATGAYNYSMASRYNRFPTPAVVFVRDGRADLVVRRETFADMAACDVLPPRFRPRAEA
- a CDS encoding stage V sporulation protein AE; amino-acid sequence: MILLTDGDSAARRVAENVAQRLGLRCISASAGNPTPLSGPELVALIKQAVHDPVLVMVDDKGDPGTGPGEEALAYICRHPDIRVLGAVAVASNTRARGVEVDVSIDREGRVRDGPVDKDGQPRRRGRLKGDTVDVLNRLSVPIIVGVGDPGKTGGEIDLEAGCEITARAIRQILERS
- the sigF gene encoding RNA polymerase sporulation sigma factor SigF codes for the protein MAEENTLEERGWPDEEVRRLVALARAGDKEARDRLVEGNLRLVRSLVSRFSASGADPEDLFQIGCIGLLKAIDRFDLNYDVRFSTYAVPLIMGEIRRHLRDDGPMRVSRSLKQLAQQARRVRERLAAQMERDPTVAEVAAELGVSPEEVVAALDGVRPPTSIHQTVHEGDGDPIYLLDQLAADDGQREGVWLDRVALREGLNQLDERERTVILLRFFRDKTQTEVASILGCSQVQVSRLERRALERIRNYVNAAP
- the spoIIAB gene encoding anti-sigma F factor, translated to MVTHNRVILELAAIPENVGVARLMAAVVAAQGEFTVAEVDEVKLAVSEAVTNAIVHGYRCDGSRMVRMEAALEDGELVIVVIDHGRGIEDVAMAMQPAVTTDPERMGLGFSFMEAHMDHVEVTSQVGQGTRVVMRKRPAARDVASLKGS
- the spoIIAA gene encoding anti-sigma F factor antagonist, whose translation is MSSMEYELVGQSLIVRLSGELDLVAAARFKETVEDIMDRRPVRHLYVNLARVTFVDSAFLGALFGRYRRITREGGRVGVIGVPPQVRSALEFSGVFRTMEEFRSEQEALSADRAGSGAGEGAV
- a CDS encoding D-alanyl-D-alanine carboxypeptidase family protein, whose translation is MWRTRTRCWAALLCAVLWVAALSPAARGMERWPPAPDVEDGDRLLQGGGAYGLDEPVEAAAAAEEAGSGEPVKIESPSAILMEPLSGRVIYQKNAHERRNPASVTKIMTLIVAFDAIRDGKVSLKDPVTISEEAKRQPGTTIFADVGETFSLEELLLSVAVGSANDAAVAVAEHVAGSVDAFVALMNKKAKELGMNDTQFMNPTGLSAEGHYSTAYDIALMSRHAVLHYPELVKLTAIYGAELNVPWRKNGPKFQLWNNNKLLTWYPGADGLKTGWTQAAGYCLAATAVQNNTRMIAVVMGAESAKQRNIEVARLLDYGFANYTAVEIAPADKKFGPVRVARGAVAAIEPVPRAAFGVSVPKGSQDKVKWEVRLPKQVAAPLEKGQAVGEIVATLDGQEVGRMELVAPEAVGKANLWQSVVHTVRNIFSFD
- a CDS encoding ABC transporter ATP-binding protein; amino-acid sequence: MATEPAILLENLTKSYNGHPAVQGLNLAVRPGEIFGFLGPNGAGKTTTMKMMVGLLPPTSGRVVILGHDVWRNPGPAKRAIGYVPDTPILHELLTAREFLWFMADLYGMSRAEGKARAEELLQMMGLTPQADRLIRDFSLGMKRKMAIATALLHRPRVLLLDEVTNGLDARAAREVKDLIRAWARAGVAVVLTTHVLSVAEELSDRIGLIHRGRLIAEGTAADLARQAGIPGANLEETFLALTGDELPAEDRDTEGEAR
- a CDS encoding phosphopentomutase, yielding MAAVRRVVLIVIDSVGIGAMPDAADWGDAGANTLGNMARQRGGLPLPNLGRLGLGNLCAIEGTPPVDAPAGAYGRMAIFSHGKDTMTGHWEMVGIRPEAPFRTYPDGFPEDLIAEFCRRAGLEGVLGNKVASGTEIIKELGEEHLRTGWPIVYTSADSVFQVAAHEERFGLERLYEVCRIARDLLRPPHRVGRVIARPFVGTDRTNFTRTANRHDYALEPPRMLLDEVKDAGLSVLAVGKISDIFSGHGITYSVHTKSNADGIEKIHECLDRQEPGLIFANLVDFDMLYGHRRDVEGYARAMLEFDAALPAIMAKLGPEDVLVVTADHGNDPTYIGTDHTREYVPVLLYGEPIKPGVDVGTRASLADLGATVADLLGVPQTGFGESFADQIRK